A DNA window from Paraburkholderia hospita contains the following coding sequences:
- a CDS encoding benzoate/H(+) symporter BenE family transporter yields MRDTISTAVPTATKERWSISAVTAGLLAVIISYAGPLAIFFQAARAAHVGNDVVASWVWSISIGAAVSGIALSWWLKQPIITAWSAPGTALLVALFPDIPVSDAIGAYIVAGACIFALGMSGFFDGIVKRIPQGIACGMMAGILFQFGTNVFKSIAVNPWLALGMLASYLVFRRWAARYCLILVLAVGCVLAMAMGLTHLESVSFHLTHPVFTMPTWTWQSTVSLAVPLVIVSLTGQFLPGFAILRVSGYQTPSRPVLVGTSMASILVAFTGGITIVIAAITAALCTGPEAHRDPERRYVAGIANGLFYLIGGTFAGTVVMLFAALPNAFVAVLAGLALLGAIATNVVGLVQDAAHREASFITFIATASNMSFLGLGAAFWGIVLGTAAHLILKKTSHRR; encoded by the coding sequence ATGAGAGACACGATTAGTACTGCGGTGCCCACCGCCACGAAAGAGAGATGGTCGATATCGGCAGTTACCGCGGGACTGCTTGCCGTCATCATTTCCTACGCCGGCCCGCTTGCAATATTCTTTCAGGCGGCGCGAGCGGCACATGTCGGCAACGACGTCGTCGCATCGTGGGTCTGGTCGATTTCGATTGGTGCCGCAGTCTCTGGAATCGCACTAAGCTGGTGGCTGAAGCAGCCAATCATCACGGCGTGGTCCGCCCCCGGGACCGCGCTGCTTGTTGCGCTGTTTCCGGACATACCCGTGAGCGACGCAATAGGCGCCTATATTGTCGCTGGTGCCTGCATTTTTGCGCTTGGCATGTCTGGATTCTTTGACGGGATAGTGAAGCGCATTCCGCAAGGGATTGCCTGTGGAATGATGGCGGGCATTCTCTTTCAGTTCGGCACCAACGTATTCAAATCGATCGCCGTCAATCCCTGGCTCGCTCTCGGGATGCTAGCGAGCTACCTGGTCTTCCGGCGATGGGCCGCGCGCTACTGCCTGATTCTGGTACTAGCTGTCGGCTGCGTTCTCGCTATGGCAATGGGCTTGACGCATCTCGAATCTGTCAGTTTTCACCTGACGCACCCAGTGTTCACCATGCCAACCTGGACCTGGCAGTCAACTGTCAGTCTGGCGGTCCCGCTGGTAATCGTGAGCTTGACCGGTCAATTCCTGCCTGGGTTCGCAATCCTGCGAGTATCGGGATATCAGACGCCGAGTCGCCCGGTGCTCGTCGGGACCAGCATGGCGTCGATTCTGGTCGCGTTCACCGGAGGCATAACGATTGTCATCGCAGCGATCACCGCGGCCTTGTGCACCGGACCGGAAGCGCATCGTGACCCGGAGCGCCGCTATGTCGCAGGTATCGCAAATGGACTCTTCTACCTCATTGGGGGCACATTCGCCGGGACGGTCGTCATGCTCTTTGCTGCCCTCCCTAATGCTTTCGTTGCCGTGCTCGCGGGACTTGCTTTGCTCGGTGCAATTGCGACGAACGTAGTCGGACTGGTGCAAGATGCAGCCCATCGCGAAGCGTCGTTCATCACGTTCATCGCAACAGCTTCCAACATGAGCTTTCTCGGCCTCGGTGCGGCGTTTTGGGGCATCGTTCTGGGCACGGCGGCTCATTTGATTTTGAAAAAGACAAGCCATCGCCGCTAG
- a CDS encoding redoxin domain-containing protein — protein MLVPRRTAPSLVVDTVNHGSFDLASQKPRRMTLIYFYRGFHCRICAAYLQELERLTPAFAERGVTTIAISSDSKARARGMQKKIAANHLRIGYGLPLTEARKWGLFISTSRGESSIGIEELEVFFESGLFLVRADRTIFYLSVQSIPFVRPNFEELLHALDFAIEHDYPARGEYVGVL, from the coding sequence ATGCTTGTCCCGCGTCGAACGGCACCCTCGCTTGTCGTTGATACCGTGAATCACGGTTCGTTCGATCTAGCCTCTCAGAAGCCTAGACGAATGACGTTGATTTATTTTTATCGAGGTTTCCACTGCAGGATTTGCGCAGCATATCTGCAGGAGTTGGAGCGCCTCACGCCGGCATTTGCTGAACGAGGCGTCACGACGATTGCCATCAGTTCTGATAGCAAGGCTCGCGCGAGAGGAATGCAGAAAAAGATTGCGGCTAATCATTTGCGCATCGGTTACGGACTTCCGCTGACCGAAGCCAGGAAATGGGGGCTCTTTATCTCGACGTCTCGCGGCGAGTCATCCATTGGAATCGAAGAGCTCGAGGTCTTCTTCGAGTCTGGCCTGTTTCTGGTGCGTGCCGACCGGACGATCTTTTATCTTTCCGTGCAGTCGATACCTTTCGTACGCCCTAATTTTGAGGAACTGCTGCACGCTCTCGATTTCGCGATCGAGCATGATTATCCGGCGCGAGGCGAGTACGTCGGCGTCTTGTGA
- a CDS encoding copper-binding protein, with amino-acid sequence MKKMIVAYTAFAAVVAAPAFADDGMAGMSMSGKPSAMKAPSGAAMTDAEVKNVDAAAGMVTLKHGALENVGMPPMTMAFKVKDADMVKRVHEADKVKVRVENVNGTLTVVAMERQL; translated from the coding sequence ATGAAGAAGATGATCGTCGCGTATACGGCTTTCGCGGCCGTGGTCGCCGCACCCGCATTCGCAGATGATGGTATGGCTGGAATGAGTATGTCAGGAAAGCCTTCCGCAATGAAAGCACCGTCCGGCGCAGCGATGACTGATGCCGAGGTGAAGAACGTCGATGCCGCTGCGGGTATGGTCACGCTGAAACACGGGGCGCTCGAAAACGTCGGGATGCCGCCGATGACCATGGCGTTCAAGGTGAAGGACGCTGATATGGTCAAACGGGTTCACGAAGCCGATAAGGTCAAAGTGCGCGTCGAGAATGTCAACGGAACATTGACTGTTGTGGCGATGGAAAGGCAATTGTGA